A single window of Larimichthys crocea isolate SSNF chromosome XII, L_crocea_2.0, whole genome shotgun sequence DNA harbors:
- the mafk gene encoding transcription factor MafK — translation MQGMTTHFKTSKALKVKREAGENAPALSDDELVAMSVRELNQHLRGLTKEDVVRLKQRRRTLKNRGYAASCRIKRVTQKEELERQKIELQQEVDKLARENASMRLELDALRAKYEALQCFARTVTRGPLSPGKVATTSVITIVKSANHNNSSPTPFSAPS, via the exons ATGCAGGGAATGACGACTCATTTCAAGACGAGCAAAGCTTTAAAG GTCAAGAGGGAGGCTGGTGAGAATGCCCCGGCGCTCAGTGATGATGAGTTGGTGGCAATGTCCGTGCGGGAGCTCAACCAGCACCTGCGTGGGCTGACCAAGGAGGACGTTGTGAGGTTGAAGCAGCGCAGACGAACCCTGAAAAACCGGGGATACGCCGCCAGCTGCCGCATCAAACGTGTTACCCagaaggaggagctggagagacaAAAGAtagagctgcagcaggaggtGGACAAGCTGGCACGTGAGAATGCCAGCATGAGGCTGGAGCTAGATGCCCTGCGAGCCAAGTATGAGGCCCTGCAATGTTTTGCCCGGACTGTGACCCGTGGGCCTCTCTCGCCGGGCAAGGTGGCCACCACCAGCGTCATCACCATCGTCAAGTCAGCCAACCACAACAACTCCAGCCCAACCCCATTCTCAGCTCCCTCCTAG